The Streptomyces sp. NBC_01268 genome window below encodes:
- a CDS encoding FAD-dependent oxidoreductase, translating to MPRPLRVAIVGAGPAGIYAADALLKSEAATEPGVSIDLFERMPAPFGLIRYGVAPDHPRIKGIITALHQVLDKPQIRLFGNVDYGTDVHLDDLHAFYDAVIFSTGATADRALNIPGVELDGSYGAADFVSWYDGHPDVPRTWPLEAEKVAVLGVGNVALDVARVLAKTADELLPTEIPANVYDGLKANKALEIHVFGRRGPAQAKFSPMELRELDHSPNIEVIVNPEDIDYDEGSIAERRKNKQTDMVAKTLENWAIRDIGDRPHKLFLHFFESPSEILGEDGKVVGLRTERTELDGTGNVKSTGQTTDWDVQAVYRAVGYLSDELPKLPWDAASGTVPDAGGRVVEESGAHLPSTYVTGWIRRGPVGLIGHTKGDANETVANLLDDHANGRLLAPESPQEEAVVSFLEGKGIAYTTWEGWYALDAAEKALGEPQGRERVKIVERDEMLRASGVDLG from the coding sequence ATGCCCCGCCCCCTCCGTGTCGCGATCGTCGGCGCCGGCCCCGCCGGGATCTACGCCGCTGACGCGCTGCTGAAGTCCGAGGCCGCCACCGAGCCGGGTGTGTCCATCGACCTCTTCGAGCGGATGCCCGCCCCCTTCGGCCTGATCCGCTACGGCGTCGCGCCCGACCACCCCCGCATCAAGGGCATCATCACCGCCCTCCACCAGGTCCTCGACAAGCCGCAGATCCGCCTCTTCGGCAACGTCGACTACGGCACCGACGTGCACCTGGACGACCTGCACGCCTTCTACGACGCCGTGATCTTCTCCACCGGCGCCACCGCCGACCGCGCCCTGAACATCCCGGGCGTCGAGCTCGACGGGTCGTACGGCGCCGCCGACTTCGTCTCCTGGTACGACGGGCACCCGGACGTCCCCCGCACCTGGCCGCTGGAGGCCGAGAAGGTCGCCGTCCTCGGTGTCGGCAACGTCGCGCTCGACGTGGCCCGGGTCCTCGCCAAGACCGCCGACGAACTGCTGCCCACCGAGATCCCCGCGAACGTCTACGACGGCCTCAAGGCCAACAAGGCGCTGGAGATCCACGTCTTCGGCCGGCGCGGCCCCGCCCAGGCCAAGTTCAGCCCCATGGAGCTGCGCGAGCTGGACCACTCGCCCAACATCGAGGTCATCGTCAACCCCGAGGACATCGACTACGACGAGGGCTCCATCGCCGAGCGGCGCAAGAACAAGCAGACCGACATGGTCGCCAAGACCCTCGAGAACTGGGCCATCCGCGACATCGGCGACCGCCCGCACAAGCTCTTCCTGCACTTCTTCGAGTCGCCCTCCGAGATCCTCGGCGAGGACGGCAAGGTCGTCGGCCTCCGCACCGAGCGCACCGAGCTCGACGGCACCGGCAACGTGAAGAGCACCGGCCAGACCACCGACTGGGACGTCCAGGCCGTCTACCGCGCCGTCGGCTACCTCTCCGACGAGCTGCCCAAGCTGCCCTGGGACGCCGCCAGCGGCACCGTCCCGGACGCGGGCGGCCGGGTCGTCGAGGAGAGCGGCGCCCACCTGCCCTCCACCTACGTCACCGGCTGGATCCGGCGCGGCCCCGTCGGCCTCATCGGCCACACCAAGGGCGACGCCAACGAGACCGTCGCCAACCTCCTCGACGACCACGCCAACGGGCGACTCCTCGCGCCCGAGTCCCCGCAGGAGGAGGCCGTCGTGTCCTTCCTGGAGGGCAAGGGCATCGCGTACACCACCTGGGAGGGCTGGTACGCGCTCGACGCCGCCGAGAAGGCCCTCGGCGAGCCGCAGGGCCGCG